The window CGGCGAGACTTTTCAGTTCTAGGTTCGTCTTTACTTGCCATGCCATAGAAAGTGTACATCATTAGATACTATCACGACTTTCAAATAGCTGCCTACTTACTACCTACTTCATAGATGGAGGATGAAGTCTGTGAAACAGCACGAGAGTCAGCCGAGAATGCCGAAAGATGGAACTTTGGCCTTTCAAGATATCCTAACGGCCTACCAGCCATCGTTTTGGATCTACCAACTATATTCTCCGGCTTTACAGAGCAACTGTTTATCCTCAACATAACTGCACCCCACGGCACCAAATCTTCCAAATAAACACCACTTCTGCACCCACtatacccccctcccatcctttTGTTTGTCCAATCCCTATCCCAACCCAGACTTCAATCAATCTCACCCACCCTTCCAGAAGCGAACCAACCCGCGCGCCCCAACTTCCTCATCTTTCACCGTCAGTAACGAGCCACCTACCAAACGGGGCCCGCTCCGTTCCTCCTATTTCTCCTTTGTAACATACCGAGCTTCGGCTCAAGTTTCTCAACCCCGAAGCTTCCTGCAGCAAATTCTTTGAATGAAAAGAGGGCCAATAAAACGGCACAATTCCACCAAAGGGACCCAAAAATTCCCATGGGAATGGTACGACAAGGATTACGTTGATGGAAGGAGCGGAAGTCCAATGGCTCGTGGCTCGGGTTGCAGGTTATGAGCTCCGGGGCCGGCGGGGGTGCattcttcccttcccttcccttcccttctcttcccttctcttccctTCCATTCTCTTCCCTTCCCGTACCTACATACATACGTGCTCTCTGTTCTGTGGGGGTTAGGTCTTGGAGTCTCAAACCAGAGCTAGAAGCAAAAAGCTTCCAAGCCCTACCTACTGATGAGTCGATCATAaaacacctacctacctaacctAACCTATAACCCCCAGGTAAGTcatcaaagaaaaaagaccGAAAATGCAGCCAGAATCTACATGCTGCTTAGCTCCCTCCTGCCCCGTGTCTGACTTTCTAGCCAGGCTCTAGCATCCGTTCTTTGACCTCTCCATTCAAGAAAACTTCCTAGCTCTCTTCTCCCGCCCCCAATCGAAATATTTCATCGGTAGTCAAGCAAGAAAGTCATTGCGGTGACCTTCAGATAAGACAAGCTATCAAGGTcctcaaccctcctccccaatcctTTGACCCAACAGCTCAAGCCCATCCCATCGCTTCTTTgttccctcaccaccagtcCCCCACCTTCAAGCGCCAAGTGAACGGGTTGGCTGGTTTAACCCGTCTTCACCTttatctccatctcccttccTATCCTAGATGGAACAATTTCGGCGTGTTGCTCGCCAACACCTTCCCAcccaacaaacaacacctcATCAAAGCAAAGCATCAAAGAAACACCTTATCTgatcatcaaccacactGCACCACATCAAATCGCCATCACCCGGTTGAAATATCATTTCCTCACATTTGTAACTATGAGGAGAAGGCATTCTAGTCAACCTAAAATAGTGATACTTGTTCCCATGTCGGATCCGTTTCCATGTCCTTCCCATAAGCCCATCTGTCTGCCCTATTCCCATACCAGGGCAATCCAGTTCAGTTTCAGCCATGTGATAAAAACCCGGAACCCTATTCATACACTCTGGTGTGATGACATAAAAAACCAACCCATAAGAACCCCATGTCAAAAAATATTGCAGTCTGATTCCAtgatctgctgctgctctttCTCattccatccatctcccacGTTGTTCGCTCGCTCGCTAGTCATTTCACAACATAAAAACAACCGACACCCCAACCTCGTAACCTCTCCCAATGTAGTAGAAAGTAACTACCCCACTGTAGCTGCTTGttttgcctttttgaccCGGCCTCTTGGGGGAAAGAATTGGACTCATTTCACAGAGTCTCAGTCCAGCTGAAAGTTGACCCCGAACACCTTGACGAACTCCAGACAAAAAATCTTGACAGGCCGACCCGAACTCCGTTCCCAAGCCAAATAAAGCCATGTATCATGTAGGCAAAGCCCGTCCAACCCAATCTAGCCGGACCCATAAATTGGAAAAGCCTGTCTCAAACCAAATGACGTGGGTGGATGCATGCGTAGGGTAAAAGCCTTTTGAGCTCAAAAATTTTACACACATTTCTCTCTCGGTGTCTTGTTATGGAGTTCAGTCCATGTAAAAGTCACCCTTCAAGATGCGCTCTTGGAAGTGATCCGGCTTCTGCGGGGCACGGGGCCTCGGCTGAGCAGGCGGCGCTGGCATATCAGACACCGACCTGGCTCGGTCGTGACGAGGATTGATTGACGAAGCCGAGACGGCGGGAGGTCCAccacgaggaggagaggcacTGAGGCCAGAGGCAAAGGAGAATGAGGGCCGGGCACCTTGGGCGACGGTGCTTTCGGCACGGGATCTAAGCTGATCGGACCAGTTGAAGCCTTGGTCTGATCGAGCGGTAGGAGAGCACAAGTCAGAACCTGTTCGAGCTTGGTTTGTGGTGCTTGCCTGAGGAGGGACTGTTCTGCCCCATGTGTAGTTCCCAACACCTGCCGAAGCAAGAGGGGGTGTGGATGGATTACTGCGGGCAGTACTGCCTCGTCGGGCCGGTTGGGAAGGCATACCATTTGCACCAGGACTGTTACCTCCACGCATGCCACGCATGGCTTGAGCGGCACCCAAGCTCATCCGGCGAGAGaagggagtggtgggggcGGTGTGGGACATGTCATCTCCGTCCTCGATGGCACTCTCGTTGATGGAATCGGAATTGGTGGAGATGCTGGCACGGCGCATAAAGGCAGCAGAGGTGTTTGTGGGAGAGGTTCCTGGAAGACCAAAGGTGGCAACAGAGACTCTTCGGCGCTGGTTGTCCAGCATGGACGTGGccaagggggtggggaagcCCGTGACTGAGGGTTGCGAGATGGAATTGCTCCGGAAGAGGCTGGTGAGAGTGTTGGAGGTCACAGACCCGCGTCTCTGTTGTCGTGCCATATCgttgttggagttgttggaggatgagTTGTCTGAAGACAtgatgaaggaggggggCTTCAAGAGCCAGAGGACGCCAGGACTTATATCGAAGGGGACGAAAGTGTGCGTTTAACGTCCTCGTGTGAGGCGGCAAGGATGGCCTGTCAGGAGGGCGGGAGTGGCTTCGGGAAAATCGGTAGTAGGGTGGAAGTGTAGCAGCGTGTGCCGACTCGTATGTTTTGTAGATTGCAATGGTTCGAGTCCTGTGCACACCGGCGCCTTCGATGTAGTGGAGGTGAAACGCTTAAATGGCAAACTGttgtggggggtgggatgacGAGAATGACGAGGGGTGGTGCAACGCCAGGGCACTCGGGTCTGAATGGCTCGCGCGCTGTCGACTTCTCTTTGTTGACGGACAGCCAGGTGTTCAGGTAATGGGCGGGATGATCGGCAGGCCTCGTTCGATGGGAGAAGCACGGTCACGttttgggtgggtgggaaagaCGACAGGTACAAGGCCGTTGCGATATTGCggtcctttcctttcctttgtcTACAATGGCAGCAGCGGTCCGTCTCTGCCTATCTGGCTGTCGAGACGGGGCCAGGCTGCGGGCGGGGTGCTTCCTCAGACGCTGCAGAATTGGGGGGTCTGACTCGATTGGCACCGACAGCGGACGATCGCGGGGAATGTGTTGGGGAAAGTGGTGTTTGAGAGTGAGATGGAAAGTTCAAGCAGCTGCGGATCAATTTGAGGtgtgaagaggaaggaaaagaaggcggTCGTTCTGtcctcttgctcttgcctCTTGACTTTGCTagttccatcaccaccgacaagCGGCGGTGGTAGTACTAACTACTATGGGAAGCGGCGTCGATCACTGGTTCGGCCAGCACAGACGCCGCTATCAGCGTGTCCATCACACATTGGGCGATGTGATTGGCTACCGCTCCAACGAGTGGACCAAATACTGCTGCTATGACCAATGGCGCCTGCAGAAAGGCTGCCGGTCTGGGGGTTAGCGTCCCCATCCTCCAGGGGAACGACCCCGGGACTAGCAGTTTAAAGTGAAGCCAAGATCCCGGCTTTCGACGTCACGGCCCCACATTAAACTTCACCCAATCGAACGATATGCGGGGTAGTCGAACAACTGCCAGTCTCTCTCGCAACTCTCTGACATCCCCCAGCCCAAGGCATGTGCTGCCTCTTGGGCGCTGAAAACGGTCAGCACGATGGGATTGAAGGATGCGCATTGCATGATGTCGCATCTTTGGCAGCCTTCCACAGAAACCGTGAAAACAAAGATACCCTCTTGGCGAAGAGATGCATCACTGCGGCGGGCGAGCATGTGGCTTTGAGCTTAGCCAAATTAGGCATGTTGTAGTCTACTATAAAACGGCCTGGACTGGAATTTACCGTCCGACCATCCATACGTCCCTCGTCCTTGCCATTGCCTCTCACGAGATGCACATCACTTTCGCCACAGAACTGTCTTGTTTGCTGATGAGATCTGCCCCTAATCAGCAATGACTGCAGCGAGATCCAATATTGGCATATGAAAAGGACGATGCAGGACCCCTTctttcctctcccccaatcAACGGACCATCAAGCACAACCGCTTCCCCTCTTTTCACCGGTCAACAGCTGCAATGGTGCCGGGCTGCAAACTGATGCAACCACCAAATGCATCATATTCGTAAGCCGCCTTCTGGACTCTCAAAATGTCATGCGAAGACAGCTGTGTAGGGAAAAGGAGCAATCAATCGATTGACGGACAGTTGCTCCGGCTGCTTTCCCCCCACCCGATCACTCTCAGGAAGGGTCTGAAACCTTTTGTCTTGGAGACCACGACACCATCTATGAGATCAACAGAGCTTTCCTGTCTATCTTGTGGGGGCCTtccctgcaccaccacaaccaccacgtCTCAGCTACATGAAAGGATCCCATCCACCAATTCCAGGTGACCATGCCTGCAGTAGTCGCGCCAACTATCCTCTGACTTGGTTCCTTGTTAGTCCCCAGTCTGGCACACCTGGCCAATTCGGTGCCGGGGAGGTAAAGCATACTGCAGCAACCCAAGCCAGCCCAGCAACTCCAAAGCAACTCTCCGGAAGAGAGCAATGCCAATGAAGCCGTCTTTCCGCACCTGAAGAGATCTGGTTGACTTGACTCCAGTTTTCCAGCCTGCCTGCATGACGGTTGAGTTGTAGATTGGCGAATCCTTTTACACTTGCATACTACCCCTGCTCCATCACCTCTCGCTTCCAACCGTTCTGTCAGTCTTGAGTGCTGTACAGTACTTTGCTCGAGATTAGATTGACAAGAAGCTTAATGGGCCGAACACCACCATTCCCCCATTCTCATCGAGCCCCTCAATGAGCGACGTGGCAAATGTCATCACCTCCCATCTGCCAAAGTGTTCCGGAGATAACACCGCCCAAACTGACCACTAAAAAGGTGGCGTACaccatgatgatggcagtCGATCGGGCATTTTGAAATGTCGTAGGGTGTCAAACGCCAGATTGCTCATTCGCCATGTGCGTAAGGACGTTTCATATTCTCAGCAAGCCACACCATCAGACAACAGTGTGACATATGTCCCATAGCACCATAAGGCATACACTGGGGAAGCACAAACACCAGCAGGTGTCTGAGACACAGCTTGGAAGGCAGCGGGGGTAATATATGCCTCTCGAGTTCAACGAGCCACGCGAGCGTCATTGTTTTCACTTGAAGGCTTCAAACTTCGCCGAGTTCCGTTTCACGAACATGAAGCTGAACCTCGTGTGTAGCTACAACTTCCTCTTTTCAAAGGGTCACCGAACTGGCACTTCTTTACGGTGTTCCAGGCCTGTCCTATCGGAACCCAGCATCGTATTCTCAACTACCTAACTTTTTTCTGGTCCCATCCCATCTTATTACCATCTGCAAATTCCCCGCATCTGTCGGCCATTCCGAGAAGTGGGCGCATGCAATATACTTactcctctcctctttccaGTTTACctatcccatccatcatgaAGAGGGGCCAAAAGTCAACTCAAGTATGACAACCTGCTGGCTCTTTCCTCCatccctacctacctacctacttcaCCCAATCTTTACGGATCACCTGGTAACACACCGTTGAAACTTTAAATCTCCCACAGACgtctgggggagggggttcgTCTCCCCAGAGAACAGACAATTTGACTTTGACAACTCCCATGAATCTGGGAACATGGGTCGCAGGGGAGGTAACTAACCTCCAGGAAAAGTGGTTTTAGCTCCAAGGGAGTTTTCTACTGGATTTGGTCAATGGGGAAATATTCTCCTGCTTTGGGGCCCAAAAGTTGCCCGtagagcgagagagagcaaACCGGTTTCCACAATCAAAATGACAGGTCTGTCCGTCCCCATAGAAGAGTGTGCGCGACCAGAGTCCATGCATGCTCTTTGGCCTTTCAACAACACAGTGGACAAACCTTGGTGGTGTTAAGACGGACATGTGGAGGGTGGAAGCCCGAGCCAGTAAAcccccccacacacacaaacacactcacacacttacttttgtttcttgtcaaggtgggttgggagagatgggggagaAAGGCAAGTCTGTGTGACAGGCCCCTCATCTCTCACCTCTCTCACTGCATTTCTCCTTCGTGTCTGTAGACATTCGTTCTTTCTCCATTTTTAGGCCCAAGCCTCCCGTTCTATTCAAAAATTCTGTTTATCAAGGTATCACAACAACGGGTAACTGCACTGCTCAATCCCGCCCCTCGCTGCCTTGTCATTCTCGCCTTCATGTCTTGTCTTGTGCCCCCTCTCACCCATCAcccaagcaccacccccaccagcGACCCAAAAGGGGGGTTTCCGACGGGGATACAACGGGTTTgtccacatcttcaacattCCCAGGTAGACTAAACAAAAGCAAGTCCATTTCCAGGAGGCCTTCCAACCCGGGGCCGGGCCCATGTGATCACTCCCTATCGGTaatccccccaaccaacaccacaaaccaTCCAGATAGATGGGTATCTATACCCGTAGTTTGTCCCTATCTATCTATTTCCCCTACCGGTGGGACTTGATAACAACACAACGATTGACATCGTTGATATTCACCATCGGCCGTTTCTATCTACACAAGAGCACTCACTCCATCCACCTGCAAAAGGTAGTAAAACAGTCTTCATAAAAAAGGGGGCTGATGAGACAGAAAGCATGCTCAAGTCAAAATCTCCTGTCCTTGCATACCACTCGAACCAGCTCCCGTTCCACATGGCCCAATTCCTACATAACGTCAACAATCAAACCTCGTAAACATACCACCAGACCTCTGTGCAATAAACCCCCATCTGTATCACTTCACATGCACCGTCACCTCACATTCGCAAACCCCGCCCATTCATAACAAAGGCAAAGACGATTACGGGGTATCTCATCCACCGCCTACACCACCTCATGTAAAACAACAAAGCAAAGCTAGCTCACTAAATGGTATATACACTCTCTCGCtcgcttgcttgcttgctcgCTCGCTTCAATATGTTTATCTCATGTTATGTTGTTATCTTTCCCCCACAAAAAGAAATAGAAAGGAAAATTTCAAATACAAATAGAATACATACATCACCCATTGTTCTTCGTTCAACATTGCCAAAAGAcctcccttcctccttttcctagtcccccccctccccacgtGAATtatctcttttttttttctccccccgttgcaaaaaaacaaaaaaaaaacaaaaaacaaaacaaaacataaCAAGCCCAGAAGAATACCAACCCAAATTTCCCTTACTACTCCGTTTTGTGATGCAAGATGCAAATGTTTGTTGTGTTGCTTGATGGGACCGCCATATACTCGTTACAGTAAGTTTTCCGctcgaaaaaaaaacaaaaatcaAGCCATAAAAAAtattttttgttgttgtccacccaccctcccctcatcaaATCAATCCGctgacccctcccccatcgcTAGCCCAATCAACAAGCGCAAGAAGAAAAATCACCATCGTGATGACAACTCAATCCTAGTGAATCGCACTGGGCGTAGGCGTGAGATCCCCCCCATcttgccccccctccttggAAGCAATCGCAGTCACCACCAAGTCATTACCCGTCctttcctcaccacccgcctcgTCCGCATCGTCCTCAAAAACCACCGGAATCATCGTCGACCCGCTCATAACGTCGTCTCCTGCCATGGAAGTAACCGGGGTAAAAGCCGTAATCGTCGAAcattcgtcgtcgtcatcatcgggGCCGCTCTCTTCCGAGCCTCCCGCCTTTCGTTGCTCCTTCGTGGCAGGCCGCCAGGTGTCCTCATCCCAGGGGTTGACCAAATCATCCGAAACACTGTGAGGCCTTTCCCTTCGTTCTTCCTCCAGGTCCTCGTGCGGCTTTTCCGATTGTTCTCGCTGGTCGGGCTGGCTCACTTGCTCCAGCTGCTCCGGTTGCTTCTGTGGAGCCGGTGTAGGCCCCGGGTTCCCGATGATCCACAGGTtaccatcctcgtcctccacctcctccggctgGTGGTATTCCTCCGGCTcgtccctcttcctccagtcCCGGTTCCATGGGCAACGCCAGTCATTATCCGCGCGCGCTCTTGAACACCCTCGTGGGTAGAAGTACTTAGATCCTCCCATTCGGCCGTCTCTGGCACACCTAGCTCCGCCGAATTCCCGgtcccttccccttcttcctgaccCAATACCATTGACATGAGTCCTGTCTATCCGCTCCCAAATATCGTTGCCCCAAACACCATCATTAGGCAGCCGGCTCGCCGGTGCCGATGCGGGTTGGGATATTGGTGCCGGGGTCTCGACTGGAGGCTGTACACTCTCCTGCTTCCGAGGAAGCTGAGCCTTGAGTCTGGCTTGTGACTGATCCCAACTTGCCTTCCATAATACGTTGGTATTCCTTGCTGTTTCGGCGGTATGTTGGGCTTcgggttggtgttgctctTGGTGTTGCTCTTGGTGTTGCTCTTGGTGTTGCTCTTGGTGTTGGCCTTGTATTGGGATCTGGCCcggttgctggtgatgaCTTTCTTGTAGATGCTGGCTTTGCTGTTGAGCAGCGATCATGCCGCTTTCTTTCAGAGGTTCCATCGCCCCGACACTTCCGAAGAAGATGGCATCATTTACCAAGTTCGGGTAGAGGAATCCAACCCAGCTCATGCTAAAAACCTGCTTGAATCCGCGATCCAGGATGAGGTACAGCATCGAGACATCGATGAGTTTGGCCATGGCTAACCGTAGATTTCTCATCAACACATTTGTGCCCTGCTCATACATCATGCTAAGAGCCCATCCGAGTGGGTTGTATAGGTTGAAAAGCTCTGGGTTGGGCTCTTGAAGACTGTTGGGAGAGCGCTcttggaggatgggaaggtATTCTCCGATGATTGCCGTAGCCTCGTTAAGACGAGCCACGGCGAAATCCATCATGGCGGTGTATTCGATGGAAGCACCGGCGATGTAGAGAAAGGTGTTGAATCGGAGCGGCTCGCCATAAAGTGGAGCGTTTCTGTCGTAGTAGGCATCTGGGTAGCTCTTGAGATACATGAATTGCAGCGCGTAGCCTAGTTGCATGGCATCATGGCCGTCAAGCTCAAAGCGAATGTATCCAGCCTAGCACATATGTCAGGGCACTAGATCACGCTGAGGGGATCTGGAATACCTACTGGATctttgggagggaggcgcTCTCTCATGAACTCGGATTCTCGAGACAAGATGTCATGATGTACCTGCCAAGACTTGTCCTTACATACCACTAATACGTCCCATTCATATTGAGTATCCCAGAGTCTATTAAACCATTAGATAACATGTTCTTGTTCACAAAAACCTACAAACTTACGAATATTCTCCATTATCGTGAGCGGCAATGACCGTGGCAGTGCGCTCTGCCCTTTGCTTGATAAAGTCAAGTTGTGCGGCATCAACCGCTGGCGCTTCGCTGGTCACATTCTCAGGCTCTTCTCTGATGGGTGAAGGTATGTCGGGGGCCGAGAAGCGACGGGCTCTCTGACGAGCAATTACCATGTCTGATTCAGAGGTGCTGGGCTTCTTAGTGGGTGAATCACAGACTCCAGCGCTGTTGTGGCGTTTCCTATCCGTTGGTTTCGTTGCTGAAGTTGAAGACGAATTCCTCTTGTGGTGGCCCTTATGCCTAGATTTCGATTTGGGAGTCGTCTTGTCTGTCACCGGCAaagctggcggcggcggttgtgAGCTCAGGGAACCCTGGTGCAAGGTTTTCTCCCTGGAACCTGGTTGAGACCCGGGTGTTTTCGCCTTTGCGTCGCTCGAGTTTCTCCAGTTGCTCGACTGCGAAGATTTTGAGGGCATTTTTGCAGTGGGCTCATGGGCAATCGAGGGATATTCCGTGTCTGCTGGCTTGGTTGTGCTGGTTTTGGGTGCCTTGGTGAGAACTTGGACTTTCTTGCCAGAGGCGACTTGGGCATAACTTTGAGTTCTGGTGACAGTGGGGGCGCTTTTTGCTTTATGTTTTTCGGGTGACTGAGGTTTTGGCTGAGGTGGATTCCGTGGCGGTTCGCGAGCCGGCTTTTTCAACTGAGGAAACTCGGCGGAGGAGTTGTCTTTGGTATCCTTGACCTGGCGGTTCGGGCCGGGCCCTGGTGCAGTGTTCCTGTCTCGACCTGGCTTGTggttttgtttgtgtttttgaAGCTGGTCTTGAGCACGCATCGCACCCTCAGGGCACtccttttctccttctttggtgGTCGTTGGGGGCTCCTTGGTATCCTTGGTGGCTGGCTTAGACTTTGAAGCGAGGACTTTGCGATTCTTAATCGTGTCTCCTTTCAAAATTCTAGCATACGAGAGCGAGGGTTGCCTCGCTGGAGGGTCTCGGGAATTCATGGCAAGTGCCGGCGGCTATGCTGTATCCGGTGCCAATG is drawn from Podospora pseudocomata strain CBS 415.72m chromosome 1 map unlocalized CBS415.72m_1, whole genome shotgun sequence and contains these coding sequences:
- a CDS encoding uncharacterized protein (EggNog:ENOG503Q03N); this translates as MNSRDPPARQPSLSYARILKGDTIKNRKVLASKSKPATKDTKEPPTTTKEGEKECPEGAMRAQDQLQKHKQNHKPGRDRNTAPGPGPNRQVKDTKDNSSAEFPQLKKPAREPPRNPPQPKPQSPEKHKAKSAPTVTRTQSYAQVASGKKVQVLTKAPKTSTTKPADTEYPSIAHEPTAKMPSKSSQSSNWRNSSDAKAKTPGSQPGSREKTLHQGSLSSQPPPPALPVTDKTTPKSKSRHKGHHKRNSSSTSATKPTDRKRHNSAGVCDSPTKKPSTSESDMVIARQRARRFSAPDIPSPIREEPENVTSEAPAVDAAQLDFIKQRAERTATVIAAHDNGEYSLWDTQYEWDVLVVCKDKSWQVHHDILSRESEFMRERLPPKDPAGYIRFELDGHDAMQLGYALQFMYLKSYPDAYYDRNAPLYGEPLRFNTFLYIAGASIEYTAMMDFAVARLNEATAIIGEYLPILQERSPNSLQEPNPELFNLYNPLGWALSMMYEQGTNVLMRNLRLAMAKLIDVSMLYLILDRGFKQVFSMSWVGFLYPNLVNDAIFFGSVGAMEPLKESGMIAAQQQSQHLQESHHQQPGQIPIQGQHQEQHQEQHQEQHQEQHQPEAQHTAETARNTNVLWKASWDQSQARLKAQLPRKQESVQPPVETPAPISQPASAPASRLPNDGVWGNDIWERIDRTHVNGIGSGRRGRDREFGGARCARDGRMGGSKYFYPRGCSRARADNDWRCPWNRDWRKRDEPEEYHQPEEVEDEDGNLWIIGNPGPTPAPQKQPEQLEQVSQPDQREQSEKPHEDLEEERRERPHSVSDDLVNPWDEDTWRPATKEQRKAGGSEESGPDDDDDECSTITAFTPVTSMAGDDVMSGSTMIPVVFEDDADEAGGEERTGNDLVVTAIASKEGGQDGGDLTPTPSAIH
- a CDS encoding uncharacterized protein (EggNog:ENOG503P45U), translating into MSSDNSSSNNSNNDMARQQRRGSVTSNTLTSLFRSNSISQPSVTGFPTPLATSMLDNQRRRVSVATFGLPGTSPTNTSAAFMRRASISTNSDSINESAIEDGDDMSHTAPTTPFSRRMSLGAAQAMRGMRGGNSPGANDQGFNWSDQLRSRAESTVAQGARPSFSFASGLSASPPRGGPPAVSASSINPRHDRARSVSDMPAPPAQPRPRAPQKPDHFQERILKGDFYMD